Sequence from the bacterium genome:
GACGCGATGTTGGGCGAGGCAAGGAGCCGCACGAGCACCGCCGTGGGGTCCTCCATCGCCCGGCTCGGCTCCAGCTCGAGCGGGTCGAAGGCGCGACGCCGCTGCGCGTCCTCGGACTCGACCCCCTCCCGCACGTAGACCGGGCAGCCCTTGACGAGCTGCTCGCCGGGGATCTCGCACACCACGACCCCGTTCTCACGGACGCGGTACATGCCGTCATCCGTGACGCGGCCGATGACCGCGGCCTCGAGCTCCCACTTCTCGAGGATCCGGCGCACCTCCTCCTCGTGGCCCGCCTTCGCGACCACGAGCATGCGCTCTTGCGACTCGGACAGCAGGATCTCGTACGGCGTCATGCCGGGTTCACGCGTCGGCACCAGCGCCGTGTCGATGTCGACGCCGGTCCCCGCACGCGCGGCCATCTCGCTCGAGGACGAGGCGAGTCCGGCCGCGCCCATGTCCTGAATGCCGACGATGTGGCCGCTGCGGATCAGCTCGAGGGACGCCTCGAGCAGCAGCTTCTCCGTGAACGGGTCCCCGACCTGCACCTGAGGCCGCCGGGCTTCGCTGCCTTCCTGCAGCTCTTCGCTCGCGAACGTCGCGCCGTGGATCCCGTCCCGTCCGGTGCGCGCGCCCACCACCATGATCGGGTTGCCCGGGCCGGACGCCTCCGCGCGGATCAGGTCCTCGGTGCGCATGAGGCCGATGGCCATCGCGTTGACGAGCGGGTTGCCCTCGTACGCGTCCTCGAAGTAGACCTCGCCCCCGATGTTGGGGATGCCGACACAGTTGGCGTAGTCGCCGATCCCCTTCACCACGCCGGAGAAGAGGTACCGTACACGCGGGCTGTCCAGGGGGCCGAAGCGGAGCGAGTCGAGCACCGCGATGGGGCGGGCGCCCATGGTGAAGACGTCCCGCAGGATGCCGCCCACGCCCGTGGCCGCACCCTGGTACGGCTCGATGGCCGACGGGTGGTTGTGCGACTCGATCTTGAACGCCACGGCGTAGCCGTCGCCCAGATCGATGACGCCGGCGTTCTCGCCCGGGCCCTGGAGCACCCACGGCGCCTCCGTGGGCAGCGCGCGGAGCAGCGCCTTCGAATTCTTGTAGCCGCAGTGCTCGGACCACAGCGCGCTGAAGACGCCCAGCTCCGTATACGTGGGCTCCCGGCCCAGGATCTGGAGGATCCGGGCGTACTCCTCCGGCGAGAGGCCGTGCTCTGCGACCAGCTCGGGGGTGATGGGCGGGTCGCCCGGCCGGGGCTTCGGCGCAGTCGCCGTCTCCTGCCGCTCGCTCATGGCCGCCCCACCGGTTCGCTGGAGTGGGAGCCGAGGCCGGCGTCCGCCGCGGCCGAGAGGCCGGCCAGCACGTGCGCACGCATGGATTCGAACACGCCCGCGCCATCCGTCGAGCCGAGCAGCGCTTCGACCGCCCGTTCGGGGTGCGGCATGAGGCCCAGCACGTTGCCGGCCTCGTTCACGATTCCCGCGATCCCGTGCATCGAGCCGTTCGGGTTCGCCTCATCCGTGACGCGGCCATCCGCGTCGCAGTACCGGAAGACGACGCGGCGCTCGGCCTCCAGCCGCTCGAGCGTCTCCTCATCCGCAACGTAATTCCCCTCGCCGTGCGCGATGGGGATGCGCAACACCTGGCCTTCCCGGTACGCGTTGGTGAAGGGTGTGGCCGCGTTCTCCACCCGCAGCCGCACCCAGCGGGAAACGAAGCGGAGCGACCGGTTGCGCACCAGCGCGCCGGGCAGCAGGCCCGCCTCGCACAAGACCTGGAAGCCGTTGCACGTCCCGAGCACCAGGCCGCCGTTCTCCGCGAACCGGCGGACGGCGGCCATGATCGGGCTGAACCGCGCGATCGCGCCCGCCCGCAGATAATCGCCGTAGCTGAAGCCGCCCGGCAGGATCACCACGTCCGGATCGCGCAGGTCGCGCTCGCGGTGCCACACGAAGTAGGTCTCGGCGCCCAGCACGTCCTTGGCCGCCCGGTAACAATCGTGGTCGCAGTTGGAGCCGGGGAACGTGACGACGGCGACCCGCAGCTCAACTGATGGTGTCGATGTCAATCTCGTAGTCCTCCGTGACCGGGTTGGCGAGCAACTGCCGGCACATGGCGTCGGCCCGCGCGAACGCCTCCTCCACCGTGGGTGCGGTGAGTTCCACGCGGACCAGCCGGCCCACCCGCACGTCCTGCACTTCGCCGAAATCCAGGGAGCGGAGCGCGTTGTGCACCGCCTTCCCCTCGGGGTCGAGCAGCCCCTCGCGGGGCGTGATCCGTACCTCCACCACGTATCGGTTCACTCGGATCCCTCCACAACGTTGCGCCGCTCGGGCCGGGCGTCCGGCTTCCGGCGGCGCGGGCCGTATGGCCGCCACAGGCGCCGGGGTGGCGCCAGTTCCTCGTAGTCGAGATCGCGCTGCTCCTCGTCCGCCTCGTCCGGCACATCCGTGTCGAGCAGCATGTCGCGGTCGGGCAGGCGCTCGAAGAACCCGAGGGCGAACGCCTTGAGCACGCCGTACGACACGTACGCCAGGCAGGCGGGGAAGAAGAACAGCGCCGGGATGGTCAACGCCGCAGCCGCCACCAGGACCAGACCCACGAGCGTCGCGATCCCCCGGGCCGTGCGGAACCCGAACTTGGGCATCACCGGGTACAGCACGTGGCTCATCATCAGCATCCCGAGGATGACCATCAGCGCGGTCATGAGGACCGGCCACGGCCAGCCGGACAGGTAGGTCTGGAAGAACTCCGTCTGGCTGAACGGATAGAACGTGGCGAGCGTGGTGCCGGCCGCAGGGGACGGGAGCCCGTGGAAGGCGACCTTGGCCTGGCCCGCTTGCTCGATGTTGAAGCGCGCCAGGCGGATGACTGCGCTGGTGACGTAGAAGAACGACGCGATCCAGCTCCAGGTGCCGTCGGCGAGGAACAGGTGATAGACGATCAGCGACGGCGCCACGCCGAAGCTGATGGCATCCACCAGTGAGTCCAGCTCGGCGCCGAACCGGCTGCCCGTCCGCGTGACGCGCGCCACGCGCCCGTCCAGCAGGTCCGCCACGGAAGCGATGACCACGAGCCACGCCGCCGTGATGAACTGGCCCCTGGACGCGGAGACGATCGCCCAGACGCCGAAGAACAGGTTGGCGAGCGTCAGCGCGTTCGGGACGATGATGACGCCACGCTGAAGCCGGCGGTTCACGGCCCGCTCCCTGGCAGTTCGGCGAGCACGGTGCGGCCCGCGTAGACGCGATCGCCCGGCTTCACGCGCACCTCGGCGTCGAGCGGGATGAACGTGTCCACGCGCGAGCCGAAGCGGATGAGGCCGATGCGGTCGCCTTGCTCGACGCGCGTGCCCTCGTCCACGTAGGTGACGATCCGCTGGGCCACGAGGCCGGCGATCTGCTTCACCATCAGGCGGTAGTGCCCCGCGTTGATGCCGATGGACGTCTGCTCGTTCTCCAGGCTCGCCCGCTCCGCCCACGCCGCCAGGAACTTGCCGGGCTGGTGACGCCGGAACTCGACCACGCCCGCCGCCGGCGAGCGCTGGACGTGCACGTCGAACAAGCTCAGGAAGATCGAGATCCGCCTCGCCGGGCCGCGCAGGTAGTTCGGCTCCTCGACCTCCGTGATCTGCACCACCTTTCCGTCCGCCGGGGCCAGGATCAGGTGCGCCCCGCGCTCGCCCCGGCGCTCCGGGTCGCGGAAGAAGAACGCGAACGCGAGCGCCAGGACGACGGCGATGTACGACGCCAGCCAGACGACCCAGCTCCCGACGACCGCGGCAACGACGAAGCCGACCAGGGCGATGACGGAGGCCGCGGCGATGAAGACGTATCCCTCACGGGCGATGGCCATGCCTGTTCCTACCCCACGGGGGGCGGTATGGCCCCCGGATCGTGCGTCGGGAAGTCCTCCAGCGCGAAGCCGGTGAGCCGACGGAAAACGTCACGGTAGCGGGCCGACGTCGCCTCAACGACCTCCGGCGGCAGGTCCGGCGCCGGCGGCTCCTTGTTCCATTTCCCGGCGGCCACGAGGCCCTCCAGGTAGTCCCGCACCGGCTGCTTGTCCAGCGACGGCTGCCCGCGCCCGACCGCGTAGTGCTCCTGCGGCCAGAAGCGGGACGAGTCCGGTGTCAGCACCTCGTCGATCAGGAGCAGCGTGCCGTCCGGGAGCTGGCCGAATTCGAACTTCGTGTCGGCGATGATGATGCCCTTCTCGGCGGCCAGCGCACGGCCGCGCTCGTAGATCGCGAGGCTCCGGTCCCGCAACGTGACGGCCAGCTCTTCGCCCACGCGCTCCACGACCTGGGCGAACGTGATGTTCTCGTCGTGGCCGTGTTCGGCCTTGGTGGCGGGCGAGAAGATCGGCGGGTCGAGCCGCTGACTCTCCAGGAGCCCTGCGGGGAGCGGCTCGCCCGCCAGCGTGCCGTGCTTGCGGTACTCGCTCCACGCCGAGCCGGACAGGTAGCCGCGGACCACGCACTCGATCATCACCGGCTTCGTGCGCCTCACGAGCATGGCGCGGCGGGCCCACACCTCCCGGTACGCGTCGAGCTCCGGTACTTCCCGTACGATCGTGTCCGGGTCCGCCGAGATGAGGTGATTCGGCGTGATGTCCTCGAGCCGGGCCAGCCACCAGGCCGTGAGCTGCGTCAGCACCTCGCCCTTGTGCGGGATCGGCTGGGGCAGGACGACGTCGAACGCGCTGATGCGGTCCGTCGCCACCATCAGCAGCCGGTCCTTGCCCACATCGTAGATGTCGCGCACCTTCCCGCGCGCGACGAGCGGAAACGGCAGGTCTGTCTGCTGGATCGCCGTCGTCATCGCCTCACACCCTGAGCTCTGGAGTCGGCTCGCTCACGCCGTAGCGGGCGAGCAGCGGGTCCACGTGCTCGGCCAGGAACGCGTCCACCTGTTCGGACGCACGGCCGATGTGCCGCGCGGGGTCCAGCGTCTCGAGGATCTCTTCCCGCGAGAGCCGGAACTCGGAATCGGCCATGAGCCGGTCGACAAGGTCGTTCTCGCCGCCCTCCTTCATCTGGTCCGCCGCGGCCTTGGCATGACGGCGGATGCGCTCGTGCAGCGCCTGCCGGTCGCCGCCCCGCCGCACGGCCTGCATCAGGATCGCCTCCGTGGCGAGGAAGGGGAGCTCTGCCTCGAGGTGCCGGCGGATGACCGCAGGGCGGACCACCAACCCGGCGGCGACGTTGTGGACCAGGAGCAGGCACGCGTCCGTGGCCATGTACGCCTCCGGGATGGCGATGCGGCGGTTGGCCGAGTCGTCCAGCGTGCGTTCGAGCCACTGCGTCGCCGCCGTGAACGCCGGGTCCATGGACAGCGCGATGACGTGCCGCGCCAACGCGCAGATCCGCTCGGCGCGCATCGGGTTGCGCTTGTAGGCCATGGCGGAGGAGCCGATCTGCTCGGGCTCGAACGGCTCTTCCACCTCGCGCAGGTGCTGGAGCAGCCGTATGTCGTGCCCGAACTTGGAGACGCTGGTCGCAATGCCCGCAAGCGTCGAGAGGAACGCGTAGTCGCTCTTGCGGGTGTACGTCTGGCCCGTCACCGGGTACAGCCGGTCGAAGCCCATCTTCTTGGCGACGAGGCGGTTCAGCGCGTCCACCTTCGCGGCGTCGCCGTCGAACAGGACGAGGAACGACGCCTCCGTGCCGGTCGTGCCACGGGCGCCGCGGAAGCGGAGCGTGGCGAGCCGGTGCTCGACCTCTTCGACGTCGAACAGCAGGTCCTGGATCCACAGCGTAGCGCGCTTGCCGACGGTCGTGGGCTGCGCGGGCTGGAAGTGCGTGTAGCCCAGTGTGGGCAGGTCGCGCCAGCGGCGCGCGAACGACGCCAGCGCCGCGATACACGCGAGCAGCCGCCGCAGCACGAGCCGCAGCGCCTCGCGGTGCTGGATCAGCTCCGTGTTGTCCGTGATGTACGCGCTCGTCGCACCGAGATGGATGATCCCTTTCGCCGCCGGTGCCACCTCGCCGAAGAGGTGGACGTGCGCCATGACGTCGTGGCGCAGGCGCCGCTCCAGCTCGGCCGCGCGCTCCAGGTCGATGTCGTCCAGCCGCGCGCGGAGCTGCTCGATCGCCTCGGCCGGGATGTCCAGCCCCAGCTCGCGCTGCGCCTCGGCCAGCGCCAGCCAGAGGCGGCGCCACGTCTGGAACTTGAAGGCGGGGGAAAACAGCCGCGTCATCTCGGGCGAGGCGTAGCGGCTGGGGAGCGGGTTGTCGTACGTCTCGGGAAGCGGCCGGCTCCCGGCCGGCGCTCCGTTCGGGGCCGCTCGCGGCGGCCCGTCCAAAGGCGTTCTCGATTCGCTCACTCGCGGTCAGGTCGTGATGCGGAGTTCCAGCCGCTGGCCCTGGCGCTCGAGGACGAGTCGCACGAAGCCGCGCCGAGCGGCGCGGCGCAGCAGAGCGGCTGCCTCTTCCGCGTTGTCCACGTTAGAGCCGTTGATCTCCAGGATCAGGTCCCCCTCCCGCAGGCCGAGCCCCCGTGCCGAGGCGGAGAGGGAGACGACGAGGGCGCCCCGCTCGCTGATCAGGCCCCGCTCACTGCGGATCTGCGGCGTGAGCGTGACGAGCTCGAAACCGTCGAGCGCCCGGACCCGCTCGGCGACCAGCGAGGGGATGTCCTCGGGGACCAGTCGCAGAACGCGCCTCTGCCCCCCGTCCAGGACAGCGAGCTCGAGCGCCTGGCCGACCCGCGCGTCGAGCAGGGCGGCCTGCCAGTCCAGGGGCGTGCGCAACTGCTTGCGGCCGACGGACTCCAGCATCATCCCCGGCCGGATCCCGGCCCGGGCCGCGGGCGACGCCGGCGCCACCGAGGCCACGCGGAGCGCGCGGCTGCGCCCGAAGCGGTTGGCCCCGGCGGGCTCCACCTCGAGGCCGATCCACGCCCGTCGCACGTGGCCGTGGGCAAGGATGTCCTCGGCAACCCGCCGCGCGCGGTTGATGGGCACCGCGAAGCCGAGCCCCTCGCTCCCGCCGCTCCTCGAGAGGATGGCGGAGTTGACCCCCACGACCTCGCCCAACGCGTTGACCAGCGGGCCGCCCGAGTTGCCCGGGTTGATCGCGGCATCCGTCTGGATCATGTCCAGGTAGTAGCGCCGCTGGTCCTGGCCGTCGGGGATGATGTTGCGGCCGAGTCCGCTCACGACGCCGGCGGTCACGGTCGGCTCCGAGTTGGAGAGCAGGAAGCCGAACGGGTTGCCGATCGCGATGACCCACTCGCCGATCATCAGGTCATCGGAGTCTCCCAGCGGCGCGGCCGGCAGGCCCCGCGCAGGGATGCGCAGCAGGGCGAGGTCCGTCGCCTCGTCCACACCCAGGATCTCGGCCTCGAAGTCGCGCCCGTCGGACAGCGTCACCACGACCTGCTGCGCGCCGCGGATGACGTGCTCATTGGTCAGGATGAGCCCGTCCTCGCGCAGGATGATCCCGGAGCCGAGGCCCGCCACCTGGCGCCGCTGCACGGGGCCGAAGAAGAGGTCGAAGAAGTCGCGCGGCCGGACGACCTCGCTCCGGATGACGTTCACCGTGACCACGGAGGGGGAGACGCGCCGCGACGCGGTGACGATCGCCGTCTGCCGCGAAGACTCCAGCTCCTGCGTGGCCGTGCGTTGCGTCGTCGCGGCGAAGAGGGCGGGCGTGCCCCCGCCGAAGCGCGCCTCGACACGGTCATTGGCCGCAGGCGCATCCGCCCCCCGCGCCGCCGGATCGCACGCCAGCAGCGCGGAGAGGAGGAGCGCCGAGAGCGGCAGCGGAATCGGAGCCGGGCCGGATCGCGAGACACGCCTGCGCAGCAGCATCACCCGATCTTCCGTCGCTCCTCCGGCAAACGGGCCCAGTCCGCGAGGAACGCTTCCAGCCCGCGGTCCGTCAGCGGGTGCTGGATCAACTGGTGCAGCACCTTGGGCGGCACGGTGGCGACGTCGGCACCGATCAGCGCGGCCTCGACGACGTGCATGGGATGGCGCACCGAGGCGACCAGCACCTCCGTCTCGAAGCCGTAGTTGTCGTAGATCTGACGGATCTGGCGGATCAGCTCCATCCCGTCGCCGGAGATGTCGTCCAGCCGACCGACGAACGGCGAGATGTAGGTCGCGCCGGCCTTGGCGGCGAGCAGCGCCTGCGCGGGCGAGAAACACAGCGTCACGTTGACGCGGATGCCCTCCGCGCGGAAGCGCCGACACGCCTTGAGTCCCTCCTCGATGAGCGGGACCTTGATGACGATGTTGTCCGCGATGCGGGCGAGCTCGCGACCCTCGCGGACGATCGCGTCCGCCTCCGTCGCCACGACCTCCGCGCTGACGGGGCCGTCCACCATGCGGCAGATCTGGGCGAGGATCTCGCGGGGATCGCCGTCGGGGCCCGCCGCCTTCGCCAGCAGGGACGGGTTCGTCGTGATGCCGTCGATGAGTCCGGCGTCGACCGCGCGCCGGACCTCGCTCAGGTCTGCGCTATCCAGGAAGATCTTCATCCAACGCCTCCTCCAGCCGCATCGCGTCGGCGCTGTAGTACACGCGTGTCAGGAACAGCCCCTCGGCGGGCGCGGGCGGGGAGGTCTCGAGCGAAGGCTCGCCCTCGAGCAGCGCGGCCATGTGCTCCAACGGGCGCACGCCGCGCGCGATGTCCACCATCGTGCCCACGAGGTATCTTACCATGTGGTGGAGAAAACGGTTCGCCGTGATGTGGAACGCGACGCCGTGGTCGCGCCACGGCAACCACCGGGCCCGATAGACGATGCAACGGTCGCCGCGCTCCGGCTGGCCGGCTTTGGCGAAGGCCCGGAAGGAGTGGTCGCCGCAGACCAGCGCCGCGGCGGCCTCGAGCGCCGCGAGGTCGAGCGGGCGGCACAGCGGCCAGCACCAGCGGCGGAGGAACGGCGAGCGGGCGCTCTCGGCGGTGCCCACGCGATAGACGTAGGCGCGTGCAACCGCGTCGTAACGCGGGTGGAACGACTCCGGCACCGGCTCCGCCGCCGCAACCCACACGTCCTCCGGCAAGATGGCGTTCAGCGCTCGTCGCAGCCGCTCCGCGGTCCACTTGCCCGGCACCGTGGCGGCAGCGACCTGGCCCGTCGCGTGGACCCCCCGGTCCGTCCGCCCGGCGGCCAGCACGGTCGTCGGGCGGCCCGTGAGGCGTTCCAATGCGGATTCCAGCACGCCCTGCACCGTCCGGACGCCGGGCTGCACCTGCCAGCCGTAGAATCCGGCGCCGTCGTAGTGGAGCGTGAGCTTGATCCGCTGGTCCGGGGGGATTCTCACGGGCGCGAAACCTACCGGCGGAGGGCGGGGCGGGCAAGGCGTCCCGCCGGGCAGCGATGGGCGCCGAGAGAGCCGAGCCGCCGAGCCGATGCCTCGCCGCGTCGCGCCGCGGCTTCCCGCCGGAACAGAAGTGTCGCGTGGAAGCCGCGAGGCGTCGCGCGCAACCCGCGGAGCGGCGCATGGAACTCCCGCTCGTTCCGAGAGGTTCTCACCTCCTGGTGAGCGTGCGGCCGACGCTCCGCGACGCCGAGGTTGCCTCGCCGGGCACGGTTCGGCGCGCCGTTGCGACCTCGCAATCGGGAAGCGGGGAGCCGCGCCTCCCCGCGCACGGCTTGGCGGCCACGACCCGCTTCGGAACGTCGGCGCGATGACGCGGCGGCTCTCCGCATGCGGGGCCCGGCGCGGGGCACGCCGCGCGGGGGAGATCGGTTCCGGAGGAACACGGAGATCGAGGACCCGGATGAACCAGCACCGCCCGGACGGCGGCGCCGGCCGTGAACGGCCGGCGCCGAGCCGCGTGCCGCTGGGCCGCGCCTTCTGGCGCTGGCGGCTCGAGCGCTTGAGGAACGGCATCGCGCCGGATCCGGCGCCAGGCGAGCTACCCCGCGCCCGGCCGGCCGTGGCCCAGCCCCGCGCCGCCGCGGACGAGCTGCGCATTACCTGGGTGGGCCACGCGACCTTCCTGGTCCAGCTCGGTGCCATCAACGTTCTGACCGACCCCGTCTGGAGCCGCCGCGTCTCGCCGGTGCCCTGGGCTGGACCGGCGCGCCTGGCGCCGCCCGGCCTGGACTTCGATGCACTGCCGCCCGTGGACATCGTGCTCATCTCCCACGACCACTACGACCACCTCGACGCCCCGACCGTGCGCCGCCTGGTCCGGCGTGACCCGGACACCGTGTGGGTCGCGCCGCTGGGCCTCCGCTCCTGGCTGCTGCGGCGCGGCGCCCAGCGCGTCATCGAGCTCGACTGGTGGCAGGACGCCCGGATCGTGACGCGGGGCGGCGAGCTCCACGTGACGGCGACGCCGGCCCAGCACTGGTCACGGCGCAGCCTCGTCGCGGATCCGGGACGACTCTGGGCCTCCTTCGTCGCGAGCGCCGGCACCGGCCCGAAGGTCTACTTCGGCGGCGACAGCGGCTACTTCACCGGCTTCGCGGAGATCGGCTCGCGGCTCGGTCCGTTCGACGCCGCGCTCTTGCCGATCGGCGCGTATGCGCCGCGGTGGTTGATGCGCCCGATGCACATGGACCCCGAGGAAGCGGTGCAGGCCTACCTCGACCTCGGCGGGCGCGGCGCCTTCGTCGCCATGCACTGGGGCACGTTCCGGCTCAGCGACGAGCCGCCGCTGGAGCCGCCGGTGTTGCTCCGTCAGGCGTGGAGAGCCGCCGGCCTGCCGGCGGACGACTTGTGGATCCTGGCCCACGGAGAAAGCCGCGCTCGGCGCGTCCGCCCCGTCTCGGCCGGGCCCGCGGCCTGAGGGCAGTCCGCCCCTGCGCCTGGAGAGACCGCCGGAGAGACCGGGCGAAACCGCGCGTGCCGTCCACGCGTATGGGCCGGGGCAACCGTCAGCTCGGTTCTGGGGAGGCACGCATGAATGCGTTGGTCGCTCTCGTGCTCGTCCCGCTCGTCTCATCCGCGACCGCAGCGGCTGCCCAGGAGCCGCCGGACCCGCGCGCCCTGGAGGAGGGCGGGGTACCGCCCCGCGTCGCGGAGCGTGTCGTCGCCGTGTTCGCGGACCCGGCCACGGTGCGGTGGGAGGGCGGCCGGCGGCTGGAGGCCGGCGAGGTCGTGATGGGCAACGTGGCCGCGCGTGGCGGCCTGGTCGTCCTCGCAGGGCGCATCGAGGGAGAACTCGTGGTGCTGGACGGCGACGTCGAGTTCCTCCCGGGCGCTGCGGTGGCCGGCGACGTCACGGTGGTGCGGGGCCAGGTGCGGGGCGCGGGAGACGGCAGCATCGGCGGCACGCTGCTGGTGTACGGCCGGACTCGAGGCGAGAGCGACCCGGGATGGCGGCGCGAGCGCGAGTCCTGGCGGTTCG
This genomic interval carries:
- a CDS encoding phosphoribosylformylglycinamidine synthase subunit PurL produces the protein MSERQETATAPKPRPGDPPITPELVAEHGLSPEEYARILQILGREPTYTELGVFSALWSEHCGYKNSKALLRALPTEAPWVLQGPGENAGVIDLGDGYAVAFKIESHNHPSAIEPYQGAATGVGGILRDVFTMGARPIAVLDSLRFGPLDSPRVRYLFSGVVKGIGDYANCVGIPNIGGEVYFEDAYEGNPLVNAMAIGLMRTEDLIRAEASGPGNPIMVVGARTGRDGIHGATFASEELQEGSEARRPQVQVGDPFTEKLLLEASLELIRSGHIVGIQDMGAAGLASSSSEMAARAGTGVDIDTALVPTREPGMTPYEILLSESQERMLVVAKAGHEEEVRRILEKWELEAAVIGRVTDDGMYRVRENGVVVCEIPGEQLVKGCPVYVREGVESEDAQRRRAFDPLELEPSRAMEDPTAVLVRLLASPNIASKRWVHEQYDTTVRTSTVVPPGGDAGVIRVRGTRKGIAATVDCNGRYVFLNPRRGAMIAVAEAARNLVCVGARPRAVTDNLNFGNPLKPEVYYQMREAVAGLAEACRAFGVPVVSGNVSLYNESPAGAIYPTPVVGMVGVLDDVERHLRAGFRDPGDAILLLGRNTAELGGSEYLKVVHGLVAGDAPAVDLEAEKALQEAVLELARAGLLRSAHDCAEGGLVVCLAESALADPERPLGCEVRLSDDLPPAALFFGEAQGRIVVSCAPEDVERVLETARRHGVPAARIGTVGEPGGLFIVEGAGRRIEAAAADLADAYHHALPRIMEQAVAAGE
- a CDS encoding phosphoribosylformylglycinamidine synthase I — encoded protein: MRVAVVTFPGSNCDHDCYRAAKDVLGAETYFVWHRERDLRDPDVVILPGGFSYGDYLRAGAIARFSPIMAAVRRFAENGGLVLGTCNGFQVLCEAGLLPGALVRNRSLRFVSRWVRLRVENAATPFTNAYREGQVLRIPIAHGEGNYVADEETLERLEAERRVVFRYCDADGRVTDEANPNGSMHGIAGIVNEAGNVLGLMPHPERAVEALLGSTDGAGVFESMRAHVLAGLSAAADAGLGSHSSEPVGRP
- a CDS encoding phosphoribosylformylglycinamidine synthase, with product MEVRITPREGLLDPEGKAVHNALRSLDFGEVQDVRVGRLVRVELTAPTVEEAFARADAMCRQLLANPVTEDYEIDIDTIS
- the pssA gene encoding CDP-diacylglycerol--serine O-phosphatidyltransferase; the protein is MNRRLQRGVIIVPNALTLANLFFGVWAIVSASRGQFITAAWLVVIASVADLLDGRVARVTRTGSRFGAELDSLVDAISFGVAPSLIVYHLFLADGTWSWIASFFYVTSAVIRLARFNIEQAGQAKVAFHGLPSPAAGTTLATFYPFSQTEFFQTYLSGWPWPVLMTALMVILGMLMMSHVLYPVMPKFGFRTARGIATLVGLVLVAAAALTIPALFFFPACLAYVSYGVLKAFALGFFERLPDRDMLLDTDVPDEADEEQRDLDYEELAPPRRLWRPYGPRRRKPDARPERRNVVEGSE
- a CDS encoding phosphatidylserine decarboxylase family protein — protein: MAIAREGYVFIAAASVIALVGFVVAAVVGSWVVWLASYIAVVLALAFAFFFRDPERRGERGAHLILAPADGKVVQITEVEEPNYLRGPARRISIFLSLFDVHVQRSPAAGVVEFRRHQPGKFLAAWAERASLENEQTSIGINAGHYRLMVKQIAGLVAQRIVTYVDEGTRVEQGDRIGLIRFGSRVDTFIPLDAEVRVKPGDRVYAGRTVLAELPGSGP
- a CDS encoding phosphoribosylaminoimidazolesuccinocarboxamide synthase, which codes for MTTAIQQTDLPFPLVARGKVRDIYDVGKDRLLMVATDRISAFDVVLPQPIPHKGEVLTQLTAWWLARLEDITPNHLISADPDTIVREVPELDAYREVWARRAMLVRRTKPVMIECVVRGYLSGSAWSEYRKHGTLAGEPLPAGLLESQRLDPPIFSPATKAEHGHDENITFAQVVERVGEELAVTLRDRSLAIYERGRALAAEKGIIIADTKFEFGQLPDGTLLLIDEVLTPDSSRFWPQEHYAVGRGQPSLDKQPVRDYLEGLVAAGKWNKEPPAPDLPPEVVEATSARYRDVFRRLTGFALEDFPTHDPGAIPPPVG
- a CDS encoding adenylosuccinate lyase is translated as MTRLFSPAFKFQTWRRLWLALAEAQRELGLDIPAEAIEQLRARLDDIDLERAAELERRLRHDVMAHVHLFGEVAPAAKGIIHLGATSAYITDNTELIQHREALRLVLRRLLACIAALASFARRWRDLPTLGYTHFQPAQPTTVGKRATLWIQDLLFDVEEVEHRLATLRFRGARGTTGTEASFLVLFDGDAAKVDALNRLVAKKMGFDRLYPVTGQTYTRKSDYAFLSTLAGIATSVSKFGHDIRLLQHLREVEEPFEPEQIGSSAMAYKRNPMRAERICALARHVIALSMDPAFTAATQWLERTLDDSANRRIAIPEAYMATDACLLLVHNVAAGLVVRPAVIRRHLEAELPFLATEAILMQAVRRGGDRQALHERIRRHAKAAADQMKEGGENDLVDRLMADSEFRLSREEILETLDPARHIGRASEQVDAFLAEHVDPLLARYGVSEPTPELRV
- a CDS encoding serine endoprotease DegQ translates to MLLRRRVSRSGPAPIPLPLSALLLSALLACDPAARGADAPAANDRVEARFGGGTPALFAATTQRTATQELESSRQTAIVTASRRVSPSVVTVNVIRSEVVRPRDFFDLFFGPVQRRQVAGLGSGIILREDGLILTNEHVIRGAQQVVVTLSDGRDFEAEILGVDEATDLALLRIPARGLPAAPLGDSDDLMIGEWVIAIGNPFGFLLSNSEPTVTAGVVSGLGRNIIPDGQDQRRYYLDMIQTDAAINPGNSGGPLVNALGEVVGVNSAILSRSGGSEGLGFAVPINRARRVAEDILAHGHVRRAWIGLEVEPAGANRFGRSRALRVASVAPASPAARAGIRPGMMLESVGRKQLRTPLDWQAALLDARVGQALELAVLDGGQRRVLRLVPEDIPSLVAERVRALDGFELVTLTPQIRSERGLISERGALVVSLSASARGLGLREGDLILEINGSNVDNAEEAAALLRRAARRGFVRLVLERQGQRLELRITT
- the fsa gene encoding fructose-6-phosphate aldolase, encoding MKIFLDSADLSEVRRAVDAGLIDGITTNPSLLAKAAGPDGDPREILAQICRMVDGPVSAEVVATEADAIVREGRELARIADNIVIKVPLIEEGLKACRRFRAEGIRVNVTLCFSPAQALLAAKAGATYISPFVGRLDDISGDGMELIRQIRQIYDNYGFETEVLVASVRHPMHVVEAALIGADVATVPPKVLHQLIQHPLTDRGLEAFLADWARLPEERRKIG
- a CDS encoding tRNA pseudouridine(38-40) synthase TruA, producing MAPSWTRKVAWPTQVMRSSSAAARGWATAGRARGSSPGAGSGAMPFLKRSSRQRQKARPSGTRLGAGRSRPAPPSGRCWFIRVLDLRVPPEPISPARRAPRRAPHAESRRVIAPTFRSGSWPPSRARGGAAPRFPIARSQRRAEPCPARQPRRRGASAARSPGGENLSERAGVPCAAPRVARDASRLPRDTSVPAGSRGATRRGIGSAARLSRRPSLPGGTPCPPRPPPVGFAPVRIPPDQRIKLTLHYDGAGFYGWQVQPGVRTVQGVLESALERLTGRPTTVLAAGRTDRGVHATGQVAAATVPGKWTAERLRRALNAILPEDVWVAAAEPVPESFHPRYDAVARAYVYRVGTAESARSPFLRRWCWPLCRPLDLAALEAAAALVCGDHSFRAFAKAGQPERGDRCIVYRARWLPWRDHGVAFHITANRFLHHMVRYLVGTMVDIARGVRPLEHMAALLEGEPSLETSPPAPAEGLFLTRVYYSADAMRLEEALDEDLPG